In bacterium, the following are encoded in one genomic region:
- a CDS encoding SDR family NAD(P)-dependent oxidoreductase, protein MDDLAGTTVLVTGAARGIGRAAALRCAAEGAAVVAADLEAPEETAAAVRTAGGRALAAAADVTDRAQV, encoded by the coding sequence GTGGATGACCTGGCGGGCACGACGGTGCTCGTGACCGGGGCGGCGCGCGGCATCGGCCGCGCGGCCGCCCTGCGGTGCGCGGCGGAGGGGGCGGCCGTCGTGGCGGCCGATCTGGAGGCCCCCGAGGAGACGGCCGCGGCGGTCCGGACGGCGGGCGGCCGGGCCCTGGCCGCCGCGGCCGACGTGACGGACCGTGCCCAGGT